From Arcticibacter tournemirensis, one genomic window encodes:
- a CDS encoding tetratricopeptide repeat protein, translated as MIKIILPTLLIVLAINTNAQTPGALDNEKLLDLMQTQRYQEAALFIKSVYHDDVSDVKALSRLAYCNYMAGNLAEAERNYTALYDKDTLNNTLLSNLANVQLKRGNYHQATYYLKKLVLRDTLNFTVYKQLGQIGEITGDSNTVGYLSRANHLNSYDADVAYDLANLYIQTKQFGKADTVLSNAIKADTTNLLLIRTKAKLAYSRDSWTELVQLCTKLIKAGDGSMIVINWLGEGYYYIKQYKKCIETFQSIEKLGLEKESSLYFTAKSYKNLNDHSNAVKYFRKTIQSSISPNVGNYYTEAGDSQEKLKQATGALNSYLKSLQFEENAFTYYMIANLYDQALKNKQKAAIYFRKFLKTAVSQNAKQRPYIVYAETRLREITK; from the coding sequence ATGATTAAAATAATCCTTCCTACTTTGCTGATTGTACTCGCGATTAATACAAATGCACAAACCCCTGGAGCTCTTGATAATGAAAAGTTGCTGGATCTGATGCAGACCCAGAGATATCAAGAGGCTGCACTCTTTATAAAATCAGTGTATCACGATGATGTGAGCGATGTTAAAGCCCTGTCCAGGCTGGCCTACTGCAATTACATGGCTGGAAACTTAGCCGAAGCTGAAAGAAATTATACTGCACTTTATGATAAAGACACCCTTAATAATACACTACTATCAAACCTGGCGAATGTTCAGCTAAAAAGGGGAAATTACCATCAAGCTACATACTATCTTAAAAAGCTAGTGCTCCGCGACACGCTCAACTTTACCGTTTATAAACAGTTGGGGCAGATAGGTGAAATTACGGGTGATAGTAACACGGTTGGCTATCTAAGTCGCGCCAACCATCTCAATAGTTACGATGCCGATGTCGCTTATGATCTGGCTAATCTATATATTCAAACGAAACAGTTTGGGAAAGCTGACACAGTATTAAGCAATGCAATTAAGGCAGACACCACCAATCTGTTATTAATCCGTACAAAAGCGAAACTGGCCTACTCGCGCGACAGCTGGACCGAACTGGTTCAACTCTGCACCAAACTTATAAAAGCAGGCGACGGATCGATGATCGTCATTAACTGGCTCGGTGAGGGATATTACTACATCAAACAATATAAAAAATGTATAGAGACATTTCAGTCTATCGAAAAATTAGGTTTAGAAAAAGAAAGCTCGCTATACTTTACGGCCAAGAGCTATAAGAATCTGAATGATCACAGCAACGCCGTAAAATATTTCAGAAAGACTATCCAATCGTCTATTTCTCCAAATGTAGGTAACTACTACACAGAGGCAGGTGATTCGCAGGAAAAACTTAAACAGGCCACAGGCGCTCTGAATTCTTACCTTAAAAGCCTGCAGTTTGAAGAAAATGCGTTCACCTATTATATGATTGCTAACCTTTACGACCAGGCACTTAAAAACAAACAGAAGGCTGCGATCTATTTCAGGAAATTTTTAAAAACAGCGGTGTCGCAGAACGCAAAACAAAGGCCCTACATTGTTTATGCAGAGACACGACTAAGGGAAATAACCAAATAG
- a CDS encoding SusC/RagA family TonB-linked outer membrane protein — translation MSQNLHHFKGGGIGIRVLVLSFLLITLVSLSYGQQRKSISGTVKSASDGLPVIGASVKVKGTTRGTSTNVNGQYTISVSNKETLVFTAIGYKAKEVLVGAQTVVNVQLAEDAVQLKEAVVTTALGIKREVKALGYSATSIQGEQLTEALSNNWTDALSGKIAGVNLVRSNAGPTGSNKIILRGENNLTGENDALIVVDGVVINHGSGRTTGTGSGAYLSSNDSPVDYGSGLNDINPEDIESVTVLKGPGASALYGQRGANGAIIITTKSGSKSKSKGLGITFNSNTSIESVSRWPEYQYEYGQGTEGSDYYSFGTTTDGSSTRSTSSAWGPKFNGQSFFQYDPVTHTGATVRTPWVAYPDNRKDYFETGKTFTNSVSLNGGTDKTSVRFSFTNVDNSWIIPNTGYNRNTIALSASTKVTDKFTLSTKINYTRKWSDNLPSTGYNNQSIMYWNIAWVPNGNLDWLTDYWLPGKENVSQSYPYSSYPDNPYLIAYEMLNKSNRNGMTGNVQATYNFTKDLSLMVRTSLDFSYDQRSQQRPFDTENFKRGMYRTQNIYSQEMSSDFLLKYEKKINKDIDFSISAGGSQLKNNYTKDELRADSLLYAGVYNLGNKAGILQPLPYKSEYAINSLYGLATISYKDYLFVDITGRNDWNSVLANKYSTENTSFSYPSLNVSGILSQMFRLPTFISFAKLRGSVASVGSGGQTPYSTSYTYPATSTFPGGQENPTTLPNLNLKPLRTTSYEVGTDLRFLKDRIGFDVTLYKSDTRDQILSAVIDASSGYRNMIVNAGNIQNKGIEIQANSSVLKKKNGLNWNINATFSANKNTVVSLNDTVQSLTLQNGPGSRGAVIAKVGGSISALYGRGYARSTGGQIIYSGGYPVITDSMLYMGDTNPKWKASIGNRITYKQFTFSFLADAQFGAVAYSLTAANLAEQGKTKNTLPGRYNGIIGKGVIQNADGSYSPNNVTATDIWSYYTLHYGKDNVEGTTYSTDFLKLREARLDYRLSPKASKRLGLQNASIGVYGRDLFMITKWPTFDPEFGTLNDGVINKGFELGQFPSTRTFGVNLVIGI, via the coding sequence ATGTCTCAAAATTTACATCATTTCAAAGGGGGGGGCATTGGTATAAGAGTACTGGTGCTATCTTTTCTGCTTATAACGCTGGTCTCGCTAAGTTATGGCCAGCAACGCAAAAGTATAAGCGGGACAGTAAAAAGTGCGTCAGATGGTTTGCCGGTTATTGGCGCCTCTGTGAAGGTGAAAGGGACTACCCGTGGTACCTCCACCAATGTGAATGGCCAGTATACCATTTCTGTAAGTAATAAAGAAACTCTGGTTTTTACTGCCATTGGATATAAAGCTAAAGAAGTGTTAGTAGGTGCACAAACAGTAGTTAACGTACAATTGGCGGAGGATGCTGTTCAGCTAAAGGAAGCTGTGGTTACAACAGCTTTGGGGATAAAGAGGGAAGTGAAAGCACTTGGTTATTCTGCTACGTCGATACAAGGAGAACAGCTGACAGAGGCACTATCGAACAACTGGACAGATGCTTTGTCGGGTAAAATAGCAGGTGTCAACCTTGTACGATCTAATGCAGGGCCTACTGGCTCTAATAAGATCATTTTAAGAGGAGAAAATAACTTAACAGGAGAAAATGACGCCCTTATCGTGGTTGATGGAGTCGTGATCAACCATGGAAGTGGTCGTACAACGGGCACAGGAAGCGGTGCTTATTTGAGTTCAAATGATAGTCCCGTAGATTATGGAAGTGGTCTCAATGATATTAATCCTGAAGATATTGAAAGTGTAACCGTGCTGAAAGGTCCGGGAGCTTCTGCTCTCTATGGACAGAGAGGAGCAAATGGAGCTATTATCATAACAACGAAATCGGGAAGCAAGTCAAAATCAAAGGGGTTGGGAATTACTTTTAATTCGAATACTTCCATTGAAAGTGTTTCAAGATGGCCTGAATACCAGTACGAATACGGACAAGGAACAGAAGGTAGCGATTATTATTCTTTCGGGACTACTACCGATGGTTCAAGTACAAGGAGTACCAGTTCTGCCTGGGGGCCTAAATTCAACGGGCAGTCGTTTTTTCAGTACGATCCAGTTACTCATACTGGAGCAACCGTCAGAACTCCCTGGGTCGCTTATCCTGATAATAGAAAGGACTATTTTGAAACTGGAAAAACTTTTACGAATAGTGTCAGCTTAAACGGGGGAACAGATAAGACGTCGGTGCGTTTTTCATTTACTAATGTTGATAATAGCTGGATTATTCCCAACACGGGCTACAACAGGAATACAATTGCTCTGTCCGCAAGTACGAAGGTAACCGATAAATTTACTCTTTCAACGAAAATTAATTACACGAGAAAGTGGAGTGACAACCTACCGTCGACGGGATATAATAACCAGTCAATTATGTATTGGAATATTGCCTGGGTACCAAACGGAAATCTTGACTGGTTAACGGATTATTGGCTTCCGGGAAAAGAGAATGTTTCACAAAGTTACCCATATAGTAGTTATCCGGACAATCCATATCTCATAGCCTACGAGATGCTGAATAAGTCTAACAGAAATGGGATGACAGGGAACGTTCAGGCTACTTACAACTTTACCAAAGATTTAAGTCTGATGGTGAGAACGTCTTTAGATTTCTCATATGATCAGAGATCTCAGCAAAGACCGTTTGATACTGAGAATTTTAAAAGGGGAATGTACAGGACTCAGAATATTTATTCTCAGGAAATGAGCAGCGATTTCCTTTTGAAGTATGAAAAGAAAATTAATAAGGATATCGATTTTTCAATTTCTGCGGGTGGGAGTCAGCTAAAGAATAATTATACTAAAGATGAGTTAAGGGCTGACTCTTTACTATATGCAGGCGTTTATAATCTCGGAAATAAAGCAGGAATCTTACAGCCATTACCATATAAGAGCGAGTACGCTATAAATAGCCTTTACGGACTTGCCACTATAAGTTACAAGGATTATCTCTTTGTGGATATTACCGGACGTAACGACTGGAACAGCGTTCTGGCTAATAAATATTCTACAGAAAATACATCGTTTTCCTACCCGTCTTTGAACGTCAGCGGGATCCTTTCACAGATGTTTCGTTTACCGACCTTTATCTCATTCGCAAAGTTAAGGGGTTCTGTTGCAAGTGTCGGAAGTGGAGGACAAACCCCATATTCTACATCTTATACGTACCCTGCTACGAGTACTTTCCCCGGGGGGCAGGAAAATCCGACGACCCTTCCGAATCTTAACTTGAAACCTCTGCGAACTACGAGTTATGAAGTCGGGACGGATTTGCGATTTTTAAAGGATAGAATCGGGTTTGACGTTACCCTTTATAAAAGCGATACAAGAGACCAGATATTGAGTGCTGTAATCGACGCATCTTCGGGTTATAGAAATATGATCGTTAATGCAGGAAATATCCAAAATAAAGGGATCGAAATTCAGGCAAATAGCTCTGTTTTGAAAAAGAAAAATGGGCTTAACTGGAATATAAATGCAACTTTTTCAGCAAATAAAAATACAGTAGTTTCCTTAAATGACACGGTACAAAGCCTGACATTACAGAATGGTCCGGGTAGCAGAGGGGCGGTTATCGCAAAAGTTGGAGGCAGTATAAGCGCGTTATATGGAAGGGGCTATGCTCGTTCAACTGGCGGTCAGATTATCTATTCAGGCGGTTATCCAGTAATTACCGACAGCATGCTTTATATGGGTGATACCAATCCGAAATGGAAAGCAAGTATAGGTAACAGAATTACTTATAAGCAATTCACGTTTAGCTTCCTCGCAGACGCGCAATTCGGAGCTGTAGCTTATTCCTTAACTGCAGCTAACCTCGCAGAACAGGGCAAAACTAAAAACACACTGCCGGGGAGGTATAACGGAATTATCGGAAAGGGAGTAATACAGAACGCAGATGGATCGTACAGTCCTAACAATGTGACCGCAACCGATATTTGGTCGTATTACACGTTGCACTATGGCAAGGACAATGTGGAAGGAACAACTTACTCGACAGACTTTCTTAAATTGAGAGAAGCAAGACTTGATTACAGACTTAGTCCGAAGGCAAGTAAGCGTCTCGGCTTACAAAACGCTTCGATAGGTGTGTATGGCCGTGATTTATTTATGATTACAAAATGGCCAACATTTGATCCTGAATTTGGAACGCTCAATGATGGAGTGATTAATAAAGGATTTGAGTTGGGGCAGTTTCCTTCTACAAGAACCTTTGGAGTGAACTTAGTTATTGGAATTTAA
- a CDS encoding MCP four helix bundle domain-containing protein — protein sequence MKWTFAIQQKLKAATVLCGIMLMIVFFTFLERKNVADMNRSVTSIYNDRLIPATDIFYLSEHLYGKRFLAEQFLRSHDLQLAELKKQLDQHNKNIKSLINRFEKTYLVNKEQEYLNNLRNKVHAYNQIERKIINLSGTGSKDVALALYESEGKKTHEATIKQLVLLTRIQTTVGGELIKDSNGKVAAASMISSLQIVLSIVTGLIIISLIFASKITSGKEQNFHLN from the coding sequence ATGAAATGGACATTCGCTATTCAGCAGAAGTTGAAAGCTGCTACCGTGCTCTGCGGCATCATGTTAATGATCGTATTCTTCACTTTCCTTGAAAGAAAGAACGTTGCCGATATGAACCGCTCTGTTACCTCTATTTATAACGACCGCCTCATACCTGCCACCGATATTTTCTATCTTTCCGAACATTTATATGGTAAACGCTTTCTAGCAGAACAGTTTCTGAGATCTCACGATCTACAGCTTGCCGAACTAAAAAAACAGCTTGACCAACACAATAAAAACATTAAGTCACTGATCAATAGATTTGAGAAAACATACCTTGTGAATAAAGAGCAGGAATATCTGAACAACCTGCGCAACAAAGTACACGCCTATAATCAAATCGAAAGAAAGATCATTAATTTAAGCGGTACTGGATCTAAAGACGTCGCCCTCGCCTTGTATGAATCGGAAGGAAAAAAGACCCACGAAGCTACAATAAAGCAGCTTGTGCTTTTAACGCGGATTCAGACGACAGTTGGCGGCGAACTTATCAAAGACTCAAATGGAAAGGTGGCCGCGGCATCGATGATATCCAGCCTCCAGATTGTACTTTCCATTGTTACCGGACTCATTATTATTTCACTCATATTTGCTTCAAAGATCACGAGCGGAAAAGAACAAAACTTCCATTTAAACTAA
- the glpT gene encoding glycerol-3-phosphate transporter, protein MSFSLFAPAKHKPLLPEKEIDQTYKKLRLQVFAGIFLGYAGYYLVRKNFSMAMPELIEQGFSKGDLGFALSGVSIAYGLSKFLMGNISDRSNARLFLPAGLALSALCMIIMGVFPFATSSIAIMFVLLFINGWFQGMGWPPCGRVVVHWFSQKERGLKMSVWNIAHNVGGGLVGPMAILGLMIFGAWQSNFYFPGIVALVIAVIAYALVRDTPQSCGLPPIEVYKNEKPADYQPSQEQELSAKRIFIDHVFFNRALWYIAFANIFVYLVRYGVLDWAPTYLKEAKGFSLSESGWAYFAYEYAGIPGTIICGWLSDKVFKGRRAPATIIYMVLVFIAVLVYWKNPPGHILIDNIALITIGFLIYGPVMLIGVQALDLVPKKAAGTAAGFTGLFGYLGGAVFANIAIGHVVDKWGWDGGFIVLSSACLLAIVFTAFTWKRELSSIKQ, encoded by the coding sequence ATGAGTTTTTCATTGTTCGCACCGGCTAAGCATAAGCCTTTATTACCAGAAAAAGAAATAGACCAAACTTATAAAAAACTTCGGTTACAAGTATTTGCTGGCATATTTTTAGGGTATGCAGGTTATTATCTTGTCAGGAAGAACTTTTCGATGGCTATGCCCGAGCTTATTGAACAAGGTTTTTCCAAAGGCGATCTGGGATTTGCACTTTCGGGGGTTTCAATTGCTTACGGATTAAGTAAGTTTCTTATGGGTAATATATCAGACAGGAGCAACGCCCGGCTTTTCCTTCCTGCAGGCCTTGCATTATCAGCTCTTTGTATGATCATCATGGGCGTATTTCCGTTTGCGACCAGTTCCATTGCCATCATGTTTGTTCTGTTGTTTATTAATGGATGGTTCCAGGGCATGGGCTGGCCTCCCTGCGGAAGAGTTGTGGTACACTGGTTCTCGCAAAAGGAGAGGGGTTTGAAGATGTCGGTATGGAATATTGCCCATAATGTCGGAGGTGGATTGGTGGGGCCTATGGCTATATTAGGCTTGATGATATTCGGCGCCTGGCAAAGTAATTTCTATTTCCCCGGGATTGTTGCGCTTGTTATCGCTGTGATTGCATATGCATTGGTAAGGGATACACCCCAATCCTGCGGCTTGCCACCTATAGAAGTTTATAAAAACGAGAAACCTGCCGATTATCAGCCGTCCCAGGAGCAGGAGCTGAGCGCTAAACGAATTTTTATTGACCACGTGTTCTTTAACCGCGCGCTCTGGTACATTGCCTTTGCGAACATATTTGTATATCTGGTTCGTTATGGTGTACTTGACTGGGCTCCAACGTATTTGAAAGAGGCCAAAGGCTTTTCTCTAAGCGAGTCAGGATGGGCATATTTTGCGTATGAATATGCGGGTATTCCGGGCACCATCATTTGTGGATGGCTTAGTGACAAAGTGTTCAAGGGGCGACGGGCTCCCGCAACCATTATATATATGGTTTTGGTGTTCATTGCTGTACTTGTGTACTGGAAGAATCCTCCGGGACATATTCTGATCGATAATATAGCCCTCATCACGATAGGATTCCTGATCTACGGTCCGGTAATGCTCATCGGTGTTCAGGCGCTGGATCTGGTTCCCAAAAAGGCGGCAGGCACAGCCGCCGGGTTTACAGGACTATTTGGATACCTGGGTGGAGCCGTCTTTGCCAATATTGCCATAGGACATGTCGTAGATAAGTGGGGATGGGACGGCGGCTTTATCGTTTTGAGTTCAGCCTGCCTTCTGGCAATCGTATTTACGGCTTTCACCTGGAAAAGAGAATTAAGTAGTATAAAGCAATAA
- a CDS encoding universal stress protein, producing MKTIIVATDLSKDANNALEYAASLAKCINAKIVLYNSFMLPAHAANTLMPADGVEKMMASNRASLEYAALRISCLYDIKTEWDSNISNVEEELDKQVEKHKADLVVMGMRGNSFDQKLFGNTTTSVIRHAKYPVLVVPKNVSFKGIHKILFACDNNCKFALSTLKMLNEVASELKAEVLVLHVEKAKKMAQEEVLVGAGTHNEIETNLNGINHSYHDMDGCSVIKGIERGIEDFNADMLVMVPQKYGFWDSMTHKSKTCAMAARSSVPLLSIPNIK from the coding sequence ATGAAAACTATAATCGTAGCAACAGACCTTTCTAAGGACGCCAATAATGCTCTTGAATATGCCGCTTCGCTGGCGAAATGCATTAACGCTAAAATAGTTTTATACAATTCGTTCATGTTGCCTGCACATGCAGCCAATACGCTAATGCCCGCAGATGGTGTTGAAAAAATGATGGCTTCAAACAGGGCGTCTCTTGAGTATGCAGCACTCAGGATCTCCTGTCTTTATGATATAAAGACAGAATGGGACAGTAATATTTCGAATGTCGAAGAGGAACTTGACAAACAGGTTGAAAAACACAAAGCAGATCTTGTGGTTATGGGGATGCGTGGAAACTCGTTCGACCAGAAGTTGTTCGGAAACACAACTACTTCCGTTATACGTCATGCGAAGTATCCTGTATTGGTTGTGCCTAAAAATGTAAGCTTTAAAGGAATCCATAAAATCTTGTTTGCTTGCGATAATAACTGCAAATTCGCTTTAAGCACACTGAAAATGCTCAATGAAGTAGCCTCAGAGTTAAAGGCAGAAGTGCTGGTTCTCCATGTCGAAAAAGCAAAAAAGATGGCACAGGAGGAAGTTTTGGTTGGAGCTGGTACACACAATGAAATCGAAACCAACCTTAATGGTATTAATCATTCCTACCACGACATGGATGGATGCAGTGTTATAAAAGGTATTGAAAGAGGAATTGAAGATTTCAATGCTGATATGCTTGTGATGGTGCCTCAGAAATATGGTTTCTGGGACTCAATGACCCATAAAAGTAAAACATGTGCAATGGCGGCCAGAAGCAGTGTGCCTCTTCTGTCGATTCCAAACATAAAATAA
- a CDS encoding nucleoside deaminase codes for MNEYTMDEFMKIAIEEARIGLAEGGIPIGSVLVKDGRVVSRGHNKRVQEDNPILHGEMDCLNNAGRIGSYRDTVIYSTLMPCFMCAGTIVQFKIPKVIVGESKTFNGAREFMESHGVEVIDLALPECIKMMEDFINEKPQLWNEDIMEL; via the coding sequence ATGAACGAGTATACTATGGATGAATTTATGAAAATTGCAATTGAGGAAGCGCGAATTGGTCTGGCCGAAGGAGGAATCCCTATTGGATCTGTGTTGGTAAAAGACGGGAGGGTAGTGTCGCGGGGTCATAACAAGCGGGTGCAGGAAGACAATCCCATTCTGCATGGTGAAATGGACTGTCTCAATAATGCAGGGCGTATCGGCAGTTATCGCGATACTGTAATTTATTCGACTTTGATGCCTTGCTTTATGTGCGCCGGTACAATCGTTCAATTTAAGATACCTAAAGTTATTGTAGGTGAATCAAAAACGTTTAATGGCGCCCGTGAATTTATGGAATCGCACGGGGTGGAGGTTATTGATCTCGCCCTTCCGGAGTGTATAAAGATGATGGAAGATTTTATAAACGAAAAACCGCAGCTCTGGAATGAGGATATTATGGAATTGTAG
- a CDS encoding alpha-galactosidase, producing MKKYSLLIAFMVASIILTAQVSNQTKQIVIETKNVTLIYTVNSNQKVYQSYLGKRLLPDSYAPVRPGYHEAYVPSGLDNLFEPAIKLTHTDGNPSLELKYAESNSQQESEAVKHTVIRLKDPKYPVEVNLHFKAYMNEDIIKTWTEIRHSESKPVVLSNFASSMLHFDSPSYWLSQFHGVNKAEMKMQESRLTSGIKIIDSKLGTRADMYQSPVFFLSLNKLSDENSGELIAGTLAWTGNFQFAFELDEKNSLRVITGMNPFGSQYQLQPKQSFITPEFIFTYSNAGRGQASRNFHKWARNYGVLDGNKPRLTLLNNWEATFFDFNQSKLDTLINDASNLGADMFLLDDGWFGNKYPRDNDKAGLGDWQEDKRKLPEGIAHLVKEATAKGVKFGIWLEPEMVNPKSELYEKHPDWILKLPNRDEHYYRTQLVLDMTNPKVQEFVYNLVDGMLTKNPAIAYIKWDCNRMMTNTYSPYLKENQSHVYIEYVIGLYNTFARIRGKYPHLPMMLCSGGGGRTDYGGLKYFQEFWPSDNTDGMERVYIQWGYSYFFPSLAICSHVTTMGTQSLKFRTDVAMMGKLGYDIRVSEFSPAEMEFSRQAIQNYKRLSNVIWQGDLYRLVSPYEEKRAVVMYVDENKSKAVLFAYTLETRMRDVFTVVHLEGLDPKKKYTVKEINLMPGTKSAFYENGRAYTGEYLMNVGINVSSVKALTSAVFEITAN from the coding sequence ATGAAGAAGTATTCCCTCCTGATCGCTTTTATGGTGGCGTCCATTATTTTAACGGCACAGGTATCGAACCAGACGAAGCAGATTGTCATAGAGACAAAAAATGTCACTCTGATATATACAGTGAACAGCAATCAGAAAGTCTACCAGAGTTACTTAGGGAAAAGGTTGTTGCCAGATAGTTATGCGCCTGTCAGGCCGGGCTATCACGAAGCTTACGTTCCCTCGGGATTGGATAATTTATTTGAGCCCGCTATTAAACTCACTCATACCGATGGAAATCCTTCTCTCGAATTGAAATACGCGGAAAGCAACAGCCAACAGGAAAGTGAGGCGGTAAAGCACACTGTTATCCGTTTGAAGGATCCCAAATACCCTGTTGAAGTCAATCTGCATTTTAAGGCGTACATGAATGAGGATATCATTAAAACCTGGACCGAGATACGGCATAGTGAAAGTAAGCCGGTTGTGTTGTCTAATTTCGCTTCATCAATGCTGCATTTTGATTCGCCTTCTTATTGGCTTTCGCAATTTCATGGGGTGAATAAAGCGGAGATGAAGATGCAGGAAAGCAGGCTTACCAGTGGTATAAAGATTATTGACAGCAAGCTCGGCACCAGGGCAGATATGTACCAGAGCCCTGTATTCTTTCTATCTCTGAATAAGCTGTCGGACGAGAACAGTGGAGAGCTGATTGCCGGAACCCTTGCCTGGACCGGAAACTTTCAATTCGCATTTGAACTGGATGAGAAGAACTCGCTGAGGGTTATTACGGGGATGAACCCATTTGGTTCGCAATACCAGCTGCAACCTAAACAATCTTTTATTACGCCGGAATTTATCTTTACATACAGCAACGCTGGCAGAGGACAGGCTAGTAGGAACTTTCATAAATGGGCCCGGAACTATGGTGTGCTCGATGGGAACAAGCCCCGGCTTACCTTATTGAATAACTGGGAAGCGACTTTCTTTGATTTTAATCAGTCCAAGCTGGATACGTTAATCAATGATGCTTCGAACCTGGGTGCAGATATGTTCTTGCTGGATGACGGCTGGTTTGGTAATAAGTATCCGCGCGACAACGATAAGGCGGGCTTAGGCGACTGGCAGGAAGATAAAAGGAAGCTGCCGGAAGGAATTGCTCACCTCGTAAAAGAGGCAACAGCGAAAGGGGTGAAATTTGGGATTTGGCTCGAGCCAGAGATGGTGAATCCCAAAAGTGAGCTGTACGAAAAACACCCGGACTGGATATTAAAACTGCCTAACCGTGATGAGCATTATTACAGGACACAGCTTGTGCTTGATATGACGAATCCTAAAGTACAGGAGTTTGTTTATAACCTGGTGGATGGAATGCTTACAAAGAATCCGGCAATAGCTTATATTAAATGGGATTGCAACAGGATGATGACGAATACCTATTCGCCGTATTTAAAAGAAAACCAGTCGCACGTATATATAGAATATGTAATAGGATTATATAATACCTTCGCCCGTATCAGAGGCAAGTACCCTCATCTTCCGATGATGTTATGCTCGGGAGGAGGAGGTCGTACCGATTACGGTGGCCTTAAATATTTTCAGGAATTTTGGCCAAGCGATAATACCGATGGGATGGAGCGGGTCTATATCCAGTGGGGATACTCGTATTTCTTCCCTTCGCTGGCGATTTGCAGTCACGTCACCACAATGGGGACGCAGTCGCTTAAGTTCAGGACAGATGTAGCGATGATGGGCAAACTCGGCTATGATATCCGGGTGAGCGAATTTTCTCCGGCTGAAATGGAATTTAGCAGGCAAGCTATACAAAACTATAAGCGCCTCAGTAACGTAATATGGCAGGGCGATCTCTATCGTTTGGTGTCTCCATATGAAGAAAAAAGGGCGGTGGTAATGTACGTTGACGAAAATAAAAGCAAAGCCGTTTTATTCGCATACACTTTAGAAACAAGAATGCGGGATGTATTTACGGTCGTTCACCTCGAAGGCCTCGATCCAAAAAAGAAATACACGGTCAAAGAGATTAATCTTATGCCGGGGACGAAATCTGCTTTTTACGAGAACGGCAGAGCCTATACGGGTGAATATCTGATGAACGTGGGCATAAATGTGTCTTCCGTGAAGGCACTTACCAGCGCCGTATTCGAGATTACTGCTAACTAA